A genomic segment from Kyrpidia tusciae DSM 2912 encodes:
- a CDS encoding GGDEF domain-containing protein, protein MSSLGSKLSRWARKLHVPLNGKDAATALENAEQALDKANKEEVLAAKNQVDALEMEKFREFADLLLDEAIHTVYQPILRMDSGRIIGYEALCRGPANSFFTSPLNLFAYAEKTNHLYDLERIARKKALAGLTELSGAMLFLNINPKVVHDPTFRADEIRDHLHEMGTTPDRVVFEITERTGIEDFPSFRRFLEYYRQHGFKVAVDDAGAGYSSLQAVAELQPDFIKIDQSLIRDIDQNATKRILVETFLTFGEKTGGHIIAEGIETAAELATLQGLGVPFGQGFFLALPAYPPPPVDVAAARLMKENDTQSVRDRNSRLGRIVPVGGISQGVTTMNIHTVTKDVVDFFTGHPQVEGVAVLGDDHRPAGLIMRDKLFNQLGTQFGFAVYTERPIYLVMDPQPLIVENDTPVEVVSQLAMARQDHKVYDSIIVTKNGIYHGLVSVRQLLDAITGIQVEAARFANPLTGLPGNRLIDEELLSRLHGGQPFSVIYTDLDHFKGFNDRYGFERGDQAIQMTAAILTEEVGRLGRPDDLVGHIGGDDFIVVTRPEVSEAICRAIIRAFDARVPELYDPEDRARGYIDSRDRQDRPVRLPIMTVSLALIDCRPGQYQSPEELSRIAAELKKYAKSREESIFVKERRHRPG, encoded by the coding sequence ATGAGCAGTCTGGGTTCAAAATTGTCCCGGTGGGCCAGGAAGCTCCATGTGCCCCTCAATGGGAAAGACGCGGCCACTGCCCTGGAGAACGCCGAGCAGGCCCTGGACAAGGCGAACAAAGAGGAGGTGCTGGCGGCCAAAAACCAGGTGGACGCCTTAGAAATGGAGAAATTCCGGGAGTTTGCCGACCTGCTGCTAGACGAGGCCATCCATACGGTGTACCAACCCATCCTCCGTATGGACTCGGGGCGGATCATCGGGTATGAGGCCCTCTGCCGGGGACCGGCGAACTCCTTTTTCACTTCCCCCCTCAACCTGTTCGCCTACGCGGAAAAGACCAATCACTTGTACGACCTGGAGCGAATCGCCCGAAAAAAAGCCCTGGCCGGTCTGACGGAACTTTCCGGCGCCATGCTGTTCCTCAACATCAACCCCAAGGTGGTCCACGATCCCACCTTCCGGGCGGACGAAATCCGGGACCACCTGCATGAGATGGGGACCACGCCGGATCGCGTCGTCTTCGAAATCACCGAACGCACGGGCATTGAGGATTTTCCCAGCTTTCGTAGATTTCTGGAATACTACCGCCAGCACGGGTTCAAGGTGGCGGTGGACGACGCCGGGGCGGGATATTCGAGCCTTCAGGCTGTGGCCGAGCTGCAGCCGGATTTTATCAAAATCGACCAATCCCTGATCCGGGACATCGATCAGAACGCCACCAAGCGCATCCTGGTGGAGACCTTTCTCACCTTCGGCGAGAAGACCGGAGGCCACATCATCGCCGAAGGAATTGAAACCGCCGCCGAATTGGCCACTCTCCAGGGGCTCGGAGTGCCCTTTGGCCAGGGGTTCTTCCTCGCCCTCCCGGCCTATCCCCCGCCCCCCGTCGATGTGGCGGCCGCACGACTGATGAAAGAAAACGATACACAATCCGTCCGAGACCGAAACTCCCGCCTCGGCCGCATCGTTCCCGTCGGGGGCATCAGCCAAGGGGTGACCACCATGAACATACATACCGTGACCAAAGATGTTGTGGATTTTTTCACCGGGCACCCCCAGGTGGAGGGGGTCGCCGTGTTGGGGGACGATCATCGGCCCGCGGGGCTCATCATGAGGGACAAGCTGTTCAACCAACTGGGCACCCAATTCGGTTTTGCCGTTTACACCGAGCGGCCCATCTACCTCGTCATGGACCCCCAGCCCCTCATCGTGGAAAACGACACCCCGGTGGAGGTGGTCAGCCAGCTCGCGATGGCCCGGCAGGACCACAAAGTGTACGATTCGATCATCGTGACGAAAAATGGGATTTACCACGGCCTGGTGTCGGTGCGTCAGTTGCTCGACGCCATCACCGGCATCCAGGTGGAGGCGGCCCGTTTCGCCAACCCCCTCACCGGCCTCCCGGGCAACCGCCTCATCGATGAAGAGCTCCTGAGCCGGCTCCACGGCGGACAGCCCTTCAGCGTCATTTACACCGACCTGGATCATTTTAAGGGGTTCAACGACCGCTACGGCTTTGAGCGGGGGGATCAGGCCATCCAAATGACGGCCGCGATTCTCACCGAGGAGGTCGGCCGCTTGGGCCGGCCCGACGACCTGGTGGGGCACATCGGGGGAGATGATTTTATCGTTGTGACCCGCCCGGAGGTATCCGAGGCGATCTGCCGGGCCATCATCCGGGCCTTTGACGCGAGGGTGCCGGAACTCTACGACCCCGAAGACCGGGCGCGGGGGTACATCGACTCCCGGGACCGCCAGGATAGGCCCGTCCGCCTGCCCATCATGACCGTCTCCCTGGCGCTCATCGACTGTCGGCCAGGCCAGTACCAGAGCCCGGAAGAATTGTCCCGGATCGCCGCGGAGTTGAAAAAATATGCCAAATCCAGGGAGGAGAGCATCTTCGTGAAGGAACGCCGCCACCGGCCGGGTTAG
- a CDS encoding alpha/beta fold hydrolase, which yields MDHLARQGFDTWALDFRGFGQSTRPVAMTQPPNQTAPVVRLNDVLKDVDAAVTFIKTSRGVSSVDLIGWSYGGVAAGAYAAQHPENVHRLVLYGAMHGFRLPGMTQPMEEKPGVLKKDIPAYQLATFAMTMQHWNMMMNGRPLVSADAVEGAKKIFMESDPTAEDRNPPSVRRPMGPMVDLYAIWSDKPIFDAGKILSPTLVVRGDSDFFADPTLFGKLTAAREKKEVVIPEATHWAIYEKNRGILLDQTLKFLQAS from the coding sequence ATGGACCATCTCGCTCGACAGGGATTCGACACCTGGGCATTGGATTTTCGCGGGTTCGGCCAATCCACCCGCCCCGTGGCCATGACCCAGCCGCCCAACCAGACTGCTCCCGTGGTTCGACTGAACGACGTCCTCAAAGACGTGGATGCCGCTGTCACCTTCATCAAGACCAGCCGGGGTGTATCCTCGGTAGATCTCATCGGCTGGTCCTACGGCGGCGTGGCCGCCGGTGCCTACGCGGCCCAGCACCCGGAGAACGTTCACCGTTTGGTCCTCTACGGCGCCATGCACGGATTCCGGTTGCCCGGCATGACCCAACCCATGGAGGAGAAACCCGGCGTACTGAAAAAAGACATCCCGGCCTATCAATTGGCCACCTTCGCCATGACCATGCAACATTGGAACATGATGATGAACGGCCGCCCCTTGGTCAGCGCCGACGCTGTGGAGGGGGCAAAAAAGATCTTTATGGAATCGGATCCCACTGCTGAGGACCGCAATCCTCCCTCGGTGCGCCGGCCCATGGGACCCATGGTGGACCTGTATGCCATTTGGTCCGATAAGCCGATTTTCGACGCCGGGAAGATCCTAAGCCCGACTTTGGTCGTCCGGGGAGATTCCGACTTCTTCGCAGACCCCACGCTCTTTGGCAAGTTGACCGCCGCAAGAGAGAAAAAAGAGGTGGTCATCCCCGAGGCCACCCACTGGGCCATCTATGAGAAAAACCGCGGAATCTTGCTAGACCAGACATTGAAATTTCTCCAGGCATCTTGA
- the pstB gene encoding phosphate ABC transporter ATP-binding protein PstB, which translates to MAVAFQPAPSKLQIEGLRAWYDDHQVLKGIYLSVKNHSITAVIGPSGCGKSTFIRCLNRMHEVVPGARVSGNIYIDGEDIYRDLSPAQVRRRVGMVFQTPNIFPTLSIFQNVVAGLYLNGVRNRRLLEDKAESCLRQVGLWHEVKDRLHDLAGGLSSGQLQRVCIARAVAVEPEVLLMDEPSSALDPIATIHIEGLMRELKEKYTIVLVTHNMQQAARVSDYTAFLYQGELIEYGSTPEVFIRPRDRRTENYITGRGDGGVL; encoded by the coding sequence ATGGCCGTGGCATTTCAACCGGCTCCCTCGAAGTTGCAGATCGAGGGGCTCCGGGCGTGGTACGATGACCACCAGGTGTTAAAAGGAATCTATCTTTCTGTCAAAAATCATTCCATCACTGCCGTGATCGGGCCTTCGGGGTGCGGGAAGTCGACGTTCATTCGCTGCCTCAATCGCATGCATGAAGTGGTGCCCGGCGCCCGGGTGTCGGGAAACATATACATCGACGGTGAGGATATTTATCGGGATTTGAGCCCTGCCCAGGTGCGCCGGCGGGTGGGGATGGTGTTTCAGACGCCGAACATTTTTCCCACCCTGTCGATTTTTCAAAATGTGGTCGCCGGGCTGTACCTCAACGGCGTTCGAAACCGCAGGCTCCTGGAAGACAAGGCCGAATCGTGCCTGCGCCAGGTGGGGCTGTGGCATGAGGTGAAAGACCGGCTGCACGATCTGGCCGGGGGACTTTCCAGCGGGCAGTTGCAGCGGGTGTGCATCGCCCGGGCCGTGGCGGTGGAGCCGGAAGTGCTGTTGATGGACGAGCCGAGTTCCGCCCTGGATCCCATCGCCACTATCCACATCGAGGGATTGATGCGGGAGTTAAAGGAAAAGTACACGATTGTGCTGGTCACCCACAATATGCAGCAGGCGGCGAGGGTCTCGGATTATACCGCCTTTTTGTATCAAGGGGAGTTGATCGAATACGGATCGACCCCCGAGGTGTTCATCCGGCCTCGGGATCGGCGGACGGAGAACTACATCACCGGGCGGGGAGACGGGGGAGTACTGTAG
- the pstA gene encoding phosphate ABC transporter permease PstA produces the protein MEPVDPWAEPAVREAPRIQISADVRRQAYSRFMTGLSLAATLVLLAVLLIVMGYILLKGVPGLSVHFFTRLPAPVGMSGGGVYHAITGSLVLVGLACAVAVPWGVAVGIFLSEFGRRGRLGQVVRFTADVLSGMPSITVGIFIYTLVVVKMETFSALAGGLALAIVMLPVVARNTEEMLRLVPQGLREAAMALGIPYWRTVLWVVLPSAGRGVGIGITLAVAGIAGDPVPLFFTALNNDYFSLDLTQPISSLPMEIFRYAAAPFAAWHKLAWTGALVLIVIIVLPMLLVRLLLPGYRIRR, from the coding sequence ATGGAGCCTGTAGATCCATGGGCCGAACCGGCGGTGCGTGAGGCGCCCCGGATCCAGATCTCGGCGGACGTCCGGCGCCAGGCGTACAGCCGGTTCATGACCGGACTCAGCCTGGCCGCCACCTTGGTCCTCCTCGCCGTGCTGCTGATCGTGATGGGCTACATTCTCCTGAAGGGTGTCCCGGGGCTGAGCGTGCATTTTTTCACCCGACTGCCGGCGCCGGTGGGAATGTCGGGCGGGGGGGTGTACCACGCCATCACCGGCAGTCTGGTCTTGGTGGGCCTGGCCTGCGCCGTCGCCGTGCCCTGGGGGGTGGCGGTGGGGATTTTCCTTTCGGAGTTCGGCCGGCGGGGGAGACTCGGGCAGGTCGTCCGGTTCACCGCCGATGTGTTGAGCGGCATGCCTTCGATCACCGTCGGGATTTTTATCTACACCCTGGTGGTGGTGAAGATGGAGACATTTTCCGCGTTGGCGGGGGGATTGGCGCTGGCCATTGTGATGCTTCCAGTGGTGGCGCGCAACACCGAAGAGATGCTTCGCCTGGTGCCCCAGGGGCTGCGGGAGGCGGCCATGGCCCTGGGGATCCCCTATTGGCGCACAGTGCTTTGGGTGGTGCTCCCCTCGGCCGGCCGGGGGGTGGGGATCGGGATCACCCTGGCCGTGGCGGGGATCGCCGGAGATCCGGTTCCCCTCTTTTTCACGGCGCTGAACAATGACTATTTTTCTCTGGATCTCACCCAGCCGATCTCCTCTTTGCCCATGGAAATTTTCCGGTATGCAGCGGCGCCCTTTGCGGCGTGGCACAAGCTGGCGTGGACCGGGGCGCTGGTGCTCATCGTGATCATCGTTCTGCCGATGCTCCTGGTGCGCCTCCTGCTCCCGGGGTACAGAATCAGGAGGTGA
- the pstC gene encoding phosphate ABC transporter permease subunit PstC, whose translation MGAIHEGSDRWFWRITAGAALGLIVLVVLMALLIWRSAEPSVQTFGASFLIGREWDPVHHRFGALPYIYGSLVSTVLALLIAGPISLGAAIYISEFAPRRLKTPLGFLIDLLAAVPGVIYGLWGSFILAPWLGSYVEPALKQGLGFLPFFGGPTMGIGMLAAGVVLAIMISPVIAAVCREVLEVVPAGQREAMIALGATPWEVVRRAVLPYARTGIVGAFTLGLGKAIGETMAVTMVIGNRPDIAWSLFAPAHTMTSVIINEFTEAVDPLHLAALIHIALVLFLVTLVINILARVLIYQISRRVKQWSL comes from the coding sequence TTGGGTGCGATTCACGAGGGAAGCGATCGATGGTTTTGGAGAATCACAGCCGGGGCGGCCCTCGGGCTGATCGTGTTGGTGGTGCTCATGGCGCTGCTGATCTGGCGGTCGGCGGAGCCGTCGGTACAGACCTTTGGAGCCTCTTTTTTGATCGGCCGGGAGTGGGATCCGGTTCACCACCGGTTCGGGGCCCTGCCCTACATCTACGGCAGCCTGGTTTCTACAGTCCTGGCCCTGCTCATCGCCGGGCCGATCAGCCTCGGGGCGGCGATTTATATCTCGGAGTTCGCGCCCCGCAGGTTGAAGACGCCCCTGGGGTTTTTGATTGACCTGTTGGCGGCCGTCCCCGGCGTCATCTACGGCCTGTGGGGGAGTTTTATTCTGGCTCCCTGGCTGGGGAGCTACGTGGAACCCGCTCTCAAACAGGGCTTGGGGTTTTTGCCGTTTTTCGGGGGGCCAACGATGGGCATCGGGATGCTCGCCGCCGGGGTGGTCCTGGCGATCATGATTTCCCCGGTGATTGCCGCGGTGTGTCGGGAAGTGTTGGAGGTGGTGCCGGCGGGGCAGCGGGAGGCGATGATCGCCCTGGGGGCGACGCCCTGGGAGGTGGTTCGCCGGGCGGTGCTTCCCTACGCCCGAACGGGTATCGTCGGCGCCTTCACCCTGGGGCTCGGCAAAGCCATCGGTGAGACGATGGCGGTGACCATGGTGATCGGAAACCGGCCGGACATCGCCTGGTCGCTGTTCGCCCCGGCCCACACCATGACCAGCGTGATCATCAACGAGTTTACCGAGGCGGTGGATCCGCTGCATCTGGCGGCGCTGATTCACATCGCCCTCGTGCTGTTTCTCGTGACGCTGGTGATCAATATATTGGCGCGTGTTCTCATCTATCAAATCAGTCGGAGGGTCAAACAATGGAGCCTGTAG